Genomic segment of Candidatus Cloacimonadota bacterium:
TTTTGATTACCATTTTTCGTTCAAGTTAATTTCCTCAAACAACTCTGCTTGCGTATGGAAACAAACAAGATTGTTTGTCAAACATTTTTCGTGAAATTCGTGAATGAGTTATCTCTCAAGTCGATATCTCTGTATTTTCTTGATCAATCCCTGTCTGCTCAAACCGAGTTTTTTTGCAGTCTGGGTTTGATTCCAACCGGTTTCTTCGAGGATATTGAGGATCATTTGTTTTTCCAGGTTTTCAACAGCATCTTTCAACGATTTATTTTCCAGCAGATTGATCGTTTCGGAGATTTCCTGGAAATGGAAGATTTCTCCGGAAAGGTCGGATGGTCTGATAAAAGAATCATTTTCTGCAAGAGTTACGGCTCTTTCGATCTCGTTTTCGAGCTGCCTGATATTTCCTGGCCATTCGTAATTCATCATATATTTCAGGGCTTCATCAGTAATTCCATTCACACTTTTCCCGACTTTTTTATTATATTTATCGAGGAAGTGAATTGCCAGCAGCGGAATATCGGATTTTCGTTCACTCAAAGAAGGAACATCGATCTTGATGACATTCAAACGGTAAAAGAGATCGAGCCGAAAATCTCCTTCATCGACTTTTTCCTTGAGCGAAACATTGGTAGCACAAATAACCCGGACATCGACCTTTTCGGTTCTGGTTGAGCCGACTCTTTTGATCTCACCTTCCTGCAGGAATCGTAATAATTTAGCCTGTGTGGAAAGACTGATATCAGCTATTTCATCGAGGAAAAAAGAACCTCCATTGGCAATTTCAAAAAGACCCTTTTTGTCATGAGTCGCTCCAGTAAACGAGCCTTTTACATGACCGAAAAGTTCGCTTTCCAAAAGGGTTTCCGGTAATGCTCCGCAATACTGAGCGACAAATTTTTTATTGCGGCGATTACTGTTATAATGAATTGCCCGTGCAATCAGTTCTTTCCCGGTTCCGCTCGGACCTTCCAGCAAAATTGTGGTCGGAGTATCTTTGATCTTTTCAATTATCCTGAAAATATTCTGAATTTTATCGCTCTTTCCGATAATATTGGAAAAACTGGTTTTCGAAGCCAGTTCTTCCCTGATCACTTCATGAGATTTTTGCAGGCTGGAATAAGTAATATTCTCAACGATCACAATTATCTGGTTGCACAAAGCACTCAAAAGATTGATCTTTTTTTCTGTGAAATAATAAGTATCATGCTTTGTGAACAGACAGATAACGCCTTTTTTTTCATTCCTGATGCTCAAAGGAAATGAAATGATATTATTATATTCCGGAGCAAAATGAGGTTGTTTGAAATTCTGATATTCATTTTTATTAAATGTCTCCATAACAATTTTTACCATGTTATCAAAATCTTTATCTTCATTGGAAAAATTATTCAAGATCATATATTCCCAATAATCTTTAACAAGTTGGTTATGATAAAGGCAGAAAATTCCGCCATCTGCTTCAGCAAAATCAACCAGTTTATCAAGAGCAGTTTCGATCAGAATATCAAAATCCGTGATCTCATTAAGATTTTGAGTAATTTCATAAAAATTACTTAATAGCGTCTCCTGGTGCTTTGATTCCTTTAGTTCAACCGCATATTTTTTATTTATTTTCTGGATCAGGATATCATTCTTCTCCAGAAATTTAATAGCTCCGTATTTTTTCACGATCTTCTTATTTTCGTTCAAAATTTGCAGAGATTGTTCCCATTCTTCTTTTTCAAATAATAAGAAAGCATATTCATAATTTGCTAAAGCAAGTTCAAAATTATTTTTGGTTTTAGCAAATTTTTCAATGGCAGATTTGAGAATCTTCAGTGCTTTTTCAGGTTCGTTCTTCTCCAGAAAAGACTGCAAATAATAACATTTTCCGATCTGATAATCATCATCCATCTCTTCTGCTATTTTCAAAGCAGCTCCGAGATAATAATTTGCACTTTCAAAATTCCTGGTCTGAAGGAAATAAAAAGCCTGTTTCAACGAACCTTCAATTATCTCTTTTTTAACATTCAAACCCTTGAAAAAATCATAACTTTCAACGATATATTTATATGCTTCCTTGAATTTATGGAGACAGGTCAGAACGCTGCCCAGGTTTCCATAAAGTTCAGCTTTCGTGAAATCGTCGGAAAGTTCCGGCAGAAGTTCCAAACCATGCTCATAAAACTCATAAGCGATGTTATATTCTCCTCTTTTTTCATACAATTCCCCGAGATTATTGTAAGAATGACATAAACCTTCTAAAAAATTATTTTCTTTTGATTTTTTGATCGCTCTTTCATAATAATCGATAGCTTTTACCCAATCTCCGGATTTGAAAAAGAGAACTCCGAGGGCATTAAGGGCGGCAATAACATTCCGGTAGATCTTGAATTTTATGGAAATTTCCAGAGCATCATTGAAGGATTCGGCTGCTTCTTTATATTTTGCATTATCCATATAAGTAACGCCGATGTTATGCAAAATTTCCGCGATATTATTTCTATCTCCAAGTAATTTTTTTATTTCCAGAGCCTGCTGCAAATAGTATAAAGACTTTTTATAATCACCTTTATCCTCATACAAATATCCCAAGTTATTATAACAAACACAGATGCCGTTCAGATTGTATTTCTCCTTCTCGAAGTTCAGGCTTTTATTATACAGAACTTCCGCATTTTTCCATTCTCCCTGCTGGAGCGCCAATCCAGCCAGATTGTTATA
This window contains:
- a CDS encoding tetratricopeptide repeat protein — protein: MDRKVDKVLSKYTIGHLFSFDKFFNRLSTDSSQIIEIIGDSGSGKFNIFQKILSNLKEKRIEHDVYIPSIFKKNQLQEIIKVLTGISKEKFNEFIDYSPDFNFSNKYDFYYYITENLNAQKLLTSKTIIIYENYYLDKYTQDFLQYLAHYSKDQNIKFIIFTRKDTFSFSEKIPIRLPDKKDIQQILQEIFPERTKNYSTEAKLINNISHGNLFIIEYILNDFFKKGEKFDFSSYLDKKINIESIYFHQLSTISEQGKNLLISIFLFDTKADDKMLSNIIDKNYPKHLAELEKWDLIFKVKKKYFVKKVSVVQSFFSNFSKVKQEKYLNPIMINLDEETKNYYCYVFQKCDLKKYEKLINYLLKLNDYETLRQIYLQLLKDQNDGPKKITILKDFGIINKKLNNTEESTENFRNALKLTLENSLPAEEIVFHLAENLVATNSNAFALEIIKKYSPGTIDDYWKWKLVLLKCMILIDMEEFGKALTTADEAYQITVLIDDRKKRLKMQGDSKKQKGLIYYHSNEWQKSETEFTEAEKLYKNAEDIEGLAAIYNNLAGLALQQGEWKNAEVLYNKSLNFEKEKYNLNGICVCYNNLGYLYEDKGDYKKSLYYLQQALEIKKLLGDRNNIAEILHNIGVTYMDNAKYKEAAESFNDALEISIKFKIYRNVIAALNALGVLFFKSGDWVKAIDYYERAIKKSKENNFLEGLCHSYNNLGELYEKRGEYNIAYEFYEHGLELLPELSDDFTKAELYGNLGSVLTCLHKFKEAYKYIVESYDFFKGLNVKKEIIEGSLKQAFYFLQTRNFESANYYLGAALKIAEEMDDDYQIGKCYYLQSFLEKNEPEKALKILKSAIEKFAKTKNNFELALANYEYAFLLFEKEEWEQSLQILNENKKIVKKYGAIKFLEKNDILIQKINKKYAVELKESKHQETLLSNFYEITQNLNEITDFDILIETALDKLVDFAEADGGIFCLYHNQLVKDYWEYMILNNFSNEDKDFDNMVKIVMETFNKNEYQNFKQPHFAPEYNNIISFPLSIRNEKKGVICLFTKHDTYYFTEKKINLLSALCNQIIVIVENITYSSLQKSHEVIREELASKTSFSNIIGKSDKIQNIFRIIEKIKDTPTTILLEGPSGTGKELIARAIHYNSNRRNKKFVAQYCGALPETLLESELFGHVKGSFTGATHDKKGLFEIANGGSFFLDEIADISLSTQAKLLRFLQEGEIKRVGSTRTEKVDVRVICATNVSLKEKVDEGDFRLDLFYRLNVIKIDVPSLSERKSDIPLLAIHFLDKYNKKVGKSVNGITDEALKYMMNYEWPGNIRQLENEIERAVTLAENDSFIRPSDLSGEIFHFQEISETINLLENKSLKDAVENLEKQMILNILEETGWNQTQTAKKLGLSRQGLIKKIQRYRLER